One segment of Cryptococcus neoformans var. grubii H99 chromosome 2, complete sequence DNA contains the following:
- a CDS encoding exonuclease 1 — MGISGLLPLLEEVSVHGHISEFKGKKLAVDGYVWLHRGAFGCAEDLVKGKKSTKFVEYAMYRVRFLRHHGIEPFLVFDGGPLPAKKGTEVSRAKSRSDNLEKARSLEAQGRIKEAKEAYTRCVDVTPEMAYQLIKALRAENVDYVVAPYEADAQLCFLEREGYVDGIITEDSDLLVFGCKRVIFKLDKDGQCVWIDRDRLAMVREFPMHGWTDMHFRRMAMLSGCDYLNSIPGIGIKTAHRLMRRFNSVEKLLQHIRLEGTYLVPPTYLSDFAQAELAFLYQRVYDPSLGRLVHLNPLPPTGSGFQLGEEGEKWVGVDVEEELARRMARGDVHPETRAEIVDEWPEFAGGGEGARSGGEGAGNGGGVGNVGEKRQAKAQAVHVQGPMDAFITRLKKPKHRHLKHDCPDHANHEQQQTYSKLAPIHQPVGTYTSGASRLSDQLALRPLAENVMRDSEDGCTTEKVEVMSKFFGGRDKRQQVRKRQKEEVDGDGSEEKIELKWEEEEEEGGERIHSLSHSLAPTSTPTRIQQRRRSPSPAISSLISSSPPPPARIASQSFPSTQSCSPCPSPSLSPIISPSFSSCSRQKFMSQTQYITSPPAAECSSPPVLDFPLSSLAEEEQVKQEVNMGRPWKKETETFEPGSSFGTVVPPTSSPTVSLPLPLSPTLLQTHGLSGRRYEDATPALTGNSLPALNEVRLRPRSCPSALPYPQSQSQSRLQLQNVNAVKDSQPDPEDGDTHDRGSSPQMGMEDDNNKQGQIKDEDKSEESEKEEERKEKAKIVGGSWRAKWAFGGGLEIKGTPKIGARSTRVRSQTPKTVPVQKIGARGMRTLTLASSSTSSLVKRRETMSADASSRVLKNRPVNVVFPRREESEALRFGLATPTRAPSMTSVSASTTVEKGSMAAEGDGMEMNIKVAVKQFGFGSRGKGERIGLGASVHKEKKNMDGGAREEEEEDEKEEEGEGEDIGSFTPSPERKPLFSRFSVSASAPPRSLSSRDSRNEITATFSHPFTSRSHPKFNCNNGSNITLKDTSQRQQKQRQRQAKQQTRPGLSFVRDHDGSDDADENTYQQMNLPDRAKTPVSGTTLGRLERYRFEKVTVRK; from the exons ATGGGCATATCAggtctcctccctctcttgGAAGAGGTATCCGTACATGGCCATATCTCGGAGTTCAAGGGTAAAAA ACTTGCTGTCGAT GGATATGTGTGGCTTCATAGAGGCGCGTTCGGCTGTGCAGAGGATCTTgtcaaagggaagaagagcacaAA ATTTGTCGAATATGCGATGTATCGTGTGAGGTTCTTACGGCATCATGGGATAGAACCGTTCTTGGTGTTCGATGGAGGCCCGCTACCTGCAAAAAAGGGAACTGAAGTTTCGCGAGCCAA GTCAAGATCGGATAACTTGGAAAAGGCCAGATCATTAGAAGCGCAAGGTCGAATAAAAGAGGCAAAGGAGGCATATACCCGATGTGTGGACGTCACCCCAGAAATGGCGTATCAACTTATCAAA GCTCTGAGAGCGGAAAACGTCGATTATGTGGTGGCGCCTTATGAGGCAGACGCGCAGTTATGTTTCCTTGAGCGCGAGGGGTATGTAGATGGGATCATCACTGAAGACTCCGATCTGCTCGTGTTTGGCTGCAAACGG GTCATATTCAAACTTGATAAGGACGGGCAATGTGTGTGGATTGATCGTGATCGGCTGGCGATGGTGAGGGAGTTTCCGATGCATGGATGGACGGATATGCATTTTAGGCGAATGGCG ATGCTTTCAGGATGTGATTATCTCAATTCGATACCGGGTATCGGTATCAAAACAGCTCACCGTCTTATGCGGCGTTTCAATTCTGTTGAAAAG CTCCTCCAACACATTCGCCTAGAAGGCACCTACCTCGTCCCACCAACATATCTCTCCGATTTCGCCCAAGCCGAACTCGCTTTCCTCTATCAAAGGGTGTACGACCCCTCTCTCGGCCGTCTCGTACATCTAAACCCTCTCCCACCTACGGGCTCTGGCTTCCAACtaggggaagagggggaaaaGTGGGTAGGGGTcgatgtggaggaagagcttgcGAGGAGGATGGCCAGAGGAGATGTTCATCCCGAGACGAGGGCGGAGATCGTGGATGAGTGGCCAGAGTTTGCGGGTGGGGGCGAAGGAGCCAGGTCAGGGGGTGAAGGGGCTGGAAATGGTGGCGGTGTCGGTAATGTGGGAGAAAAGCGACAAGCAAAGGCTCAAGCGGTGCATGTGCAAGGACCGATGGACGCGTTTATTACGA GGCTCAAGAAACCGAAACATCGCCATCTTAAGCACGACTGTCCGGACCACGCCAATCATGAGCAGCAACAGACCTATTCAAAGCTTGCCCCAATCCATCAGCCGGTGGGCACGTATACCTCGGGCGCTTCGCGGTTATCCGATCAACTTGCTTTACGACCTTTGGCTGAGAATGTTATGCGAGATAGTGAGGATGGATGTACGACagaaaaggtggaggtgatgaGCAAGTtctttggaggaagggacAAGAGGCAGCAGGTccggaaaaggcaaaaggaagaagtggatggggatgggagtGAAGAGAAAATTGAGCTCaaatgggaagaggaagaggaagaagggggagagCGTATACATTCGCTATCACATTCTCTGGCGCCTACCTCAACACCTACACGTATCCAGCAACGACGACGGTCGCCATCCCCGGCTATATCATCCCTCATCTCTAGctctcccccgcccccggCCCGAATTGCAAGCCAGTCCTTCCCTTCCACTCAAAGCtgttctccttgtccttcaccttctctttccccgatcatctctccttccttttcttcttgttcaCGACAAAAGTTTATGTCGCAGACGCAGTATATCACGAGTCCCCCAGCGGCAGAATGCTCGTCCCCGCCTGTACTTGATTTCCCATTATCCTCGcttgcagaagaagaacaagtaAAGCAAGAGGTAAACATGGGGCGGccatggaagaaggaaacgGAGACGTTTGAGCCGGGCTCATCTTTTGGAACTGTTGTACCGCCTACTTCATCGCCTACTGTctctcttccgcttccgCTTTCGCCTACGCTTCTCCAAACCCATGGGCTATCGGGTCGGAGATATGAAGACGCTACACCTGCTTTGACCGGTAATTCTCTTCCTGCGCTTAATGAGGTCCGTCTACGGCCTCgttcttgtccttctgCCCTACCTTACCCTCAGTCTCAGTCCCAATCTCGATTGCAACTCCAAAATGTGAACGCGGTGAAAGATAGTCAACCAGACCCTGAAGATGGCGACACCCACGATAGGGGATCTTCTCCACAAATGGGtatggaagatgataaCAATAAACAAGGGCAGatcaaggatgaagataagagcgaggagagcgaaaaggaagaggagaggaaggagaaggccaaaATTGTTGGGGGATCGTGGCGCGCAAAGTGGGCTTTTGGTGGCGGTCTTGAGATTAAAGGTACACCCAAGATTGGTGCTAGGTCCACGAGGGTGCGATCGCAGACGCCAAAGACAGTACCGGTCCAGAAGATAGGGGCGAGGGGTATGCGAACTTTGACCTTGGCTTCTAGTTCGACTTCGAGCTTGGTGAAAAGACGGGAGACTATGAGCGCGGACGCGAGTTCAAGGGTGTTGAAGAATCGGCCGGTGAATGTCGTTTTCCCcaggagagaggagagcgaAGCGTTGAGGTTTGGATTGGCAACACCGACTCGTGCACCATCAATGACATCCGTATCAGCATCAACGACGGTAGAGAAGGGATCGATGGCGGCAGAGggggatgggatggagatgaataTAAAAGTGGCAGTCAAACAGTTTGGGTTTGGAAgtcgaggaaaaggagaacgaATTGGGTTGGGAGCGAGTGTGcacaaggaaaagaaaaatatGGATGGCGGggcgagagaagaagaggaagaagacgaaaaagaagaagaaggagaaggggaggatATAGGGTCGTTCACTCCTTCGCCAGAACGAAAACCCTTATTTTCTCGTTTCTCTGTCAGCGCCAGTGCGCCGCCTCGTTCATTATCTTCTCGAGACTCGCGAAACGAGATTACTGCTACTTTCAGCCATCCATTCACTTCCCGCTCTCATCCCAAATTCAATTGTAATAACGGCTCCAATATCACCTTGAAAGATACTTCTCAACGACAGCAGAAACAAAGGCAAAGACAAGCTAAGCAACAGACACGCCCGGGACTCAGCTTTGTGCGCGATCACGATGGCAGTGACGATGCCGACGAGAATACATATCAGCAAATGAACCTGCCGGATAGGGCTAAGACCCCTGTGTCAGGAACGACTTTGGGGAGATTAGAGAGGTATAGGTTTGAGAAGGTGACCGTTCGAAAATGA